The DNA sequence CCCAACACCATTCCCAGACATTTCCTAACATATCATACAATCCCCATGCATTCGGCTCTTTTGTCCCTACTTCATGTGTTCTACCTTCAGAATTTTCTTTATACCATGCAATCTTATTAACTGAAGTTTCGCACCCATAAAACAGCCGAAAATTCGGCTTAGAATAAGACGAAAAAACGATAAAAATCCGCATGAACACTAGGTTTTTGGTATAATAAGATGCTACTCCAAATCAACCAAAAATGAGGTGTTATCATGCGGAAACCTGTCAAAGAAATTGAAAACGTACTCCAAAATCACGGCTATTCGATTAACAATATTATATGTGAAGTTATGAAGACGTTCAAGCTTAAAACGCTTTGCCGCAAAGTTGGTTTTCTGAAACAGGATGGTTACAGTTCCGCGGAAATCCTCTCACTAATGTTGATGTTGCCCCTAATGTTACTGAAAAGTGTCCACGCGTTATATAAAAGCGATTTCCAAAAGGTTACTACTATGAAGAAAGATTCCATATATCGACTGAAGAACAATGAAAAAATGCCTTGGAGAGCATTGCTGATCGGTATATCCAAACAGTTTCAACGATTGGTTAATCCTACGAACGAAGTGGATGAAAAGTCCGCTTTCATTCTAGATGATACAACTCTTGCTAAGACAGGTCGAAGAATTGAACAAATGACCCAGGTGTTTGACCATGTTGCAGGGAAGAAAGGTAGCAAATTAGGCTTTAAAAATTTAACCCTTGGTTTCTTCGATGGTAAAAGCCTCACGCCTATAGACTTCACTTTACAAGTGGAAAAGCCCTTAAAAAAGGCAAGGCACCGTAAAGAACGGTTCAAAAAGCAACGAGACCCCAAATCTGCTGGGGCTAAACGGATCAGAGAATGCCATGTTAGCAAAATTTCGAACGGTCTGGATATGATAAAACGGGCGGTAAAACAGGGGTTTAAGGCTAAATATGTCCTGGTTGACAGCTGGTTCAGCAGTTACGAGTTCATTCAAACGATTCGAGGATTAGACAAAAAATCGATGCATTTGGTCTGTGGTGTTCGGCAAGATACGAGGAAGTATCGCTACAAAGAGACTTCCCTTAATGCCAGCCAATTAAAATCGGTCCTCAAAAGTGAGGGAAACGAAAAACGCTGTAGGAAACGGAATATCCGTTATTTCGAAGTCCTTGTTGATTATGAAGGAATCGGACAAATCAAACTGTATTTTTGCCGGTTTCCCTATCAAAAGAAATTTAGACTGTTCCTCTCGACGGATATATCTCTTAGTTTATTGAGTATGTTGGAGATTTACAGTATCCGTTGGACCATCGAAGTCTTTTTTAAGGAAGCCAAGCAGCATTTGAAGCTCGGGACTTGTCAATCGAGGGATTTCGATGCGCAGATTGCCCATATCACGACCTGCTATCTCCTCTATACACTCCTAGCCTATTTTCGACGAGTAAACGCCTACGAATCCTTAGAAGGATTATTTGCGGAAATCAAGGACGAACTCATAGAGAAGAATGTAGCGGAGCGGCTCTGGGAATTATTTGATGATTTGCTGCAAGTGGTGATCACCAGCATCGCCAAGTCTGGTTTAGTGGACATTTTGGAATTTAGGAATTCCAGTGAATATGAACATTTGAAAGAACTATTTGAGAATTCTTTTCTTAGTAATCAGCTTATAGCCCTTAAAAATGCCAGTTAATCGGTAATAATCAGAAGGAACCACTGGCATTAGGATACCTTTAAATTAGAGATACAAGGGTTTTGAGGGGTGCGAAACTTCAGTTATTAATATCTCCGTATCTAACTTCTTTTTTTCCACCTTGACATGCATATTGCCATTCTGCTTCGGTCGGGA is a window from the Dehalobacter sp. DCA genome containing:
- a CDS encoding formylglycine-generating enzyme family protein, with protein sequence MRIFIVFSSYSKPNFRLFYGCETSVNKIAWYKENSEGRTHEVGTKEPNAWGLYDMLGNVWEWCWDIYDEKVYGPYRIFRGGGWFDPERGCLATNRRRGHPTFRIDDLGFRLAKSLKQGTKIQLNKELI
- a CDS encoding IS4 family transposase: MRKPVKEIENVLQNHGYSINNIICEVMKTFKLKTLCRKVGFLKQDGYSSAEILSLMLMLPLMLLKSVHALYKSDFQKVTTMKKDSIYRLKNNEKMPWRALLIGISKQFQRLVNPTNEVDEKSAFILDDTTLAKTGRRIEQMTQVFDHVAGKKGSKLGFKNLTLGFFDGKSLTPIDFTLQVEKPLKKARHRKERFKKQRDPKSAGAKRIRECHVSKISNGLDMIKRAVKQGFKAKYVLVDSWFSSYEFIQTIRGLDKKSMHLVCGVRQDTRKYRYKETSLNASQLKSVLKSEGNEKRCRKRNIRYFEVLVDYEGIGQIKLYFCRFPYQKKFRLFLSTDISLSLLSMLEIYSIRWTIEVFFKEAKQHLKLGTCQSRDFDAQIAHITTCYLLYTLLAYFRRVNAYESLEGLFAEIKDELIEKNVAERLWELFDDLLQVVITSIAKSGLVDILEFRNSSEYEHLKELFENSFLSNQLIALKNAS